In the genome of Salipiger sp. CCB-MM3, one region contains:
- a CDS encoding TetR/AcrR family transcriptional regulator has protein sequence MNTKRSRMSAEDRRTAILDVATDLLSTHPWEEVTVALLLDAAGISKGGFYHHFTSKDDVLGAVLLRLTDASNSAGQAVYERSEGGAAARFTAYLDGTTRWELEHADKIMGVIRIAMMAGNEAIFLKLEQEARRRATPLMRTLVEEGVREGVFDVIDAAMTVDLLQHAWRMRWVVFAQARQRCAAGDLAGGEAMLEQRLSLEERMTNRLLGCTETQVHMPGAKEFSEFLQPA, from the coding sequence GTGAACACCAAACGTTCCAGAATGTCCGCCGAAGATCGCCGCACCGCGATCCTCGACGTTGCCACCGACCTGCTGTCGACCCACCCGTGGGAGGAGGTGACGGTGGCGCTGCTGCTCGACGCGGCGGGCATCTCCAAGGGCGGATTTTATCACCACTTCACGTCCAAGGACGATGTGCTCGGCGCGGTGCTTCTGCGGCTGACGGACGCCAGCAATTCTGCCGGGCAGGCGGTCTACGAGCGCAGCGAAGGCGGCGCCGCGGCGCGGTTCACGGCCTATCTAGACGGCACCACCCGCTGGGAGTTGGAGCACGCCGACAAGATCATGGGCGTCATCCGGATCGCCATGATGGCGGGCAATGAGGCGATCTTCCTCAAGCTCGAGCAAGAGGCCCGTCGGCGCGCGACGCCCTTGATGCGCACGCTTGTGGAAGAGGGCGTTCGGGAGGGGGTCTTCGACGTAATCGACGCCGCTATGACGGTCGATCTGCTACAGCACGCATGGCGCATGCGCTGGGTGGTCTTTGCGCAGGCGCGTCAGCGCTGTGCGGCGGGCGATCTGGCCGGAGGTGAGGCGATGCTGGAACAGCGCCTCAGCCTTGAAGAGCGCATGACCAACCGTTTGCTCGGCTGCACCGAGACGCAGGTGCACATGCCCGGGGCAAAGGAGTTCTCGGAGTTCCTGCAGCCAGCCTGA
- a CDS encoding peroxidase-related enzyme (This protein belongs to a clade of uncharacterized proteins related to peroxidases such as the alkylhydroperoxidase AhpD.) codes for MTTSNGDPLTPPRIRLKALKWSPHLPPVEIEDATPAQREAMKVTPSAKKVSPYVRTLAHDPESYVARTTLFNAIMYAEGGLPRADRELGALGASLVNGCEYCANVHARQHHKLSGSSSLIAALWTAQPETLPERDQAILALAESLTQTPPTATPAHIDRLKASGMEPFEVVDLIHSIAIFGWANRLMHPLGHSDT; via the coding sequence ATGACCACGTCGAACGGCGACCCGCTCACACCACCCCGGATCCGCCTCAAGGCGCTGAAGTGGTCCCCGCACCTGCCGCCCGTCGAGATCGAGGATGCGACGCCCGCCCAGCGTGAGGCGATGAAGGTCACGCCTTCGGCCAAGAAGGTGTCACCCTACGTACGTACGCTTGCGCATGATCCCGAAAGCTACGTTGCCCGAACCACGCTTTTTAATGCGATCATGTATGCCGAGGGGGGCCTGCCCCGCGCCGACCGAGAACTTGGCGCGCTTGGCGCCTCGCTGGTCAACGGTTGCGAGTACTGCGCCAACGTCCACGCCCGCCAGCACCACAAGCTGTCGGGCTCTTCATCCTTGATCGCCGCGCTTTGGACCGCGCAACCCGAGACGCTCCCGGAACGCGATCAGGCGATACTTGCGCTTGCCGAGAGCCTGACCCAGACCCCGCCGACCGCCACGCCGGCACATATCGATCGGCTCAAGGCCAGCGGCATGGAGCCGTTCGAGGTCGTCGACCTGATCCACTCGATCGCGATTTTTGGCTGGGCCAACCGGCTAATGCACCCGCTGGGCCATTCCGACACCTAA
- a CDS encoding TRAP transporter large permease, with protein MTLGFIVIGGFILLMLLGVPVTMAIGAGSVAGLYWAGFGDMSMVVPQQILDGAAKPALLAIPFFILAGNLMNAIGLTDRIFNFCLALVGHFRAGLAYVNVIASLLFAGVSGAATADIAGLGQLEVKAMRARGYKPEFAAALTVATSLVGPIVPPSISLIVYAWLANESVARLFLAGVVPGILVALSFILYIRTVAQWVEMPREPRASCSDIRRAAVEGLPALVAPGIILGAIVFGFATATEAGVIACGYSILIGLFYRSLSFKGVWDALVESAVLSSLIMLIIGFSQIMGWLFAFEQVPQAFASGILEAISQRWVFLTFTIVLLVLIGCFMEASPAKIILLPLLLPAADAFGIDRVQFGMIITLALLLGIATPPLGVGLYLMSAVSGVRFERLAVAILPLMIPPVLVLILIAAFPQITLWLPDLVMGPQ; from the coding sequence ATGACCCTCGGATTCATCGTGATCGGCGGGTTCATCCTGCTGATGCTGCTCGGCGTGCCGGTCACCATGGCCATCGGCGCCGGGTCCGTTGCGGGGCTCTACTGGGCGGGCTTCGGCGACATGTCGATGGTCGTGCCGCAACAGATCCTTGACGGGGCGGCCAAACCCGCGCTGCTGGCCATCCCCTTCTTCATCCTCGCGGGCAATTTGATGAACGCGATCGGGCTGACCGACCGGATTTTCAATTTCTGCCTCGCCCTCGTCGGCCACTTCCGTGCCGGTCTGGCCTATGTCAACGTCATCGCCTCGCTGCTCTTCGCCGGGGTCTCGGGCGCGGCCACAGCCGACATTGCCGGCCTCGGCCAGCTTGAGGTGAAGGCGATGCGCGCGCGGGGTTACAAGCCCGAGTTCGCCGCCGCGCTGACCGTCGCCACCTCGCTCGTTGGCCCGATCGTGCCGCCCTCGATCAGCCTGATCGTCTATGCGTGGCTGGCCAATGAATCCGTCGCCCGGCTGTTCCTTGCGGGCGTGGTGCCCGGCATTCTGGTGGCGCTGAGCTTCATTCTTTACATCCGCACCGTTGCGCAGTGGGTTGAAATGCCGCGCGAGCCGCGCGCCAGCTGCTCGGACATTCGCCGCGCCGCGGTCGAGGGTCTACCAGCGCTCGTCGCGCCCGGGATCATCCTTGGCGCCATCGTCTTCGGCTTTGCCACCGCCACAGAGGCCGGGGTGATCGCCTGCGGCTACTCGATCCTGATCGGCCTGTTCTACCGCTCGCTGTCGTTCAAGGGCGTGTGGGACGCGCTGGTGGAAAGCGCAGTGCTGTCGTCGCTGATCATGCTGATCATCGGCTTCTCGCAGATCATGGGCTGGCTCTTTGCCTTCGAGCAGGTCCCACAGGCCTTCGCCTCGGGGATCCTAGAGGCGATCAGTCAGCGCTGGGTGTTCCTGACCTTCACCATCGTGCTGCTGGTACTGATCGGCTGCTTCATGGAGGCATCCCCGGCCAAGATCATCCTGCTGCCGCTGCTGCTGCCCGCCGCTGACGCCTTCGGTATCGACCGGGTGCAGTTCGGCATGATCATCACGCTGGCACTGCTGCTGGGGATCGCCACTCCGCCGCTCGGCGTCGGCCTTTACCTGATGTCAGCCGTGTCGGGGGTGCGCTTCGAGCGGCTCGCCGTCGCAATCCTCCCGCTGATGATCCCGCCCGTTCTGGTGCTGATCCTAATCGCGGCCTTCCCGCAGATCACGCTCTGGCTGCCAGACCTCGTGATGGGGCCGCAATGA
- a CDS encoding TRAP transporter small permease, with product MTPARDTSSTPGTGPRGPVAGLNAALDGIAQLFKVLATLCLAVMVGLNLFNVISRSAFGVAYGWIFSWTLLLFVWMLLLGLFVYVRQRRDVVVDIFVTCLPTLPKRIAALFACAVGAAVMLAILRGAPALLSMQSAKMDGIDLPIYVRSMPLFVSAGLVLAHFVLDFISIATGARPAFPKQTEPVEQGAVE from the coding sequence ATGACGCCTGCCCGGGACACCTCCTCCACACCCGGCACCGGCCCTCGCGGGCCGGTCGCTGGATTGAACGCCGCTCTCGACGGGATCGCGCAGCTCTTCAAGGTGCTGGCGACGCTTTGCCTTGCCGTGATGGTCGGGCTCAACCTGTTCAACGTCATTTCGCGATCCGCCTTCGGCGTCGCCTACGGCTGGATCTTCAGCTGGACGCTGCTGCTGTTCGTGTGGATGCTGCTTCTGGGTCTCTTCGTCTACGTCCGCCAGCGCCGTGACGTGGTGGTGGACATCTTCGTGACCTGCCTGCCGACGCTGCCAAAGCGCATTGCCGCGCTGTTTGCCTGCGCGGTCGGCGCGGCGGTCATGCTGGCCATCCTGCGCGGCGCACCGGCGCTGCTGTCGATGCAGAGCGCCAAGATGGATGGCATCGACCTGCCGATCTACGTGCGCTCGATGCCGCTATTCGTTTCGGCAGGGCTGGTTCTGGCGCATTTCGTGCTCGATTTCATCTCAATCGCCACTGGCGCCCGCCCCGCCTTTCCCAAGCAGACCGAACCGGTGGAACAAGGAGCCGTTGAATGA
- a CDS encoding TRAP transporter substrate-binding protein, with protein MSFLARLAGTAVLATAALPLHAETWRLSSMMTPDSFEGQTYQRFADLVDEYTDGEIEVRIYPNEQIGSMDSVVEQLSQGVIQLAPSAISFMSRWEEGINYAVAPFLFDDYDHWANFINGELFQSWLGTVEEEANITVLGNIPDMPRGSFRTLLSNEPVETAADIEGLKLRQYQNDLIIDAWTYLGAEVRVLPWGEVYDGVNRGIVDAVTSPAESIESMRFYEVAPNIIRTDEYPQAVSWMMNQNAWEGLSTEQQDAMTRAHKEAAAYGRELLAKQAASLQADLEAQDGVSVNFDFDNGPLVEKMQTFYADLDSAGELPEGLLDAVEAARGE; from the coding sequence ATGTCCTTCCTTGCCCGCCTCGCCGGCACCGCGGTCCTCGCCACCGCTGCCCTGCCGCTGCACGCCGAAACCTGGCGCCTCAGCTCGATGATGACCCCCGACAGTTTCGAGGGGCAGACCTATCAGCGCTTCGCGGATTTGGTGGACGAGTACACCGACGGTGAGATCGAAGTGCGCATCTACCCTAACGAACAGATCGGGTCGATGGACTCGGTTGTCGAACAGTTGAGCCAGGGTGTCATTCAGCTTGCGCCGTCGGCGATCTCGTTCATGTCGCGCTGGGAAGAGGGCATCAACTACGCCGTCGCTCCGTTCCTGTTTGATGACTACGACCACTGGGCGAACTTCATCAACGGCGAGCTGTTCCAATCATGGCTCGGGACCGTCGAGGAAGAGGCGAACATCACCGTCCTCGGCAACATCCCCGACATGCCGCGCGGGTCGTTCCGAACGCTGCTCTCCAACGAACCGGTGGAAACTGCGGCGGACATCGAAGGCCTGAAGCTGCGCCAGTACCAGAACGACCTGATCATCGACGCCTGGACCTACCTCGGCGCCGAAGTGCGGGTGCTGCCGTGGGGTGAGGTTTACGACGGTGTGAACCGCGGCATTGTCGATGCGGTGACCTCGCCCGCCGAGTCGATCGAGTCCATGCGCTTTTACGAAGTCGCACCGAACATTATCCGCACCGACGAATACCCGCAGGCGGTGTCGTGGATGATGAACCAGAACGCGTGGGAAGGTCTCAGCACCGAGCAGCAGGACGCGATGACCCGGGCCCACAAAGAGGCCGCCGCCTATGGTCGCGAGCTTCTGGCCAAGCAGGCTGCCTCGCTGCAGGCCGATCTCGAGGCTCAGGACGGCGTCAGCGTGAACTTTGACTTCGACAACGGCCCTCTGGTCGAGAAGATGCAGACGTTCTACGCCGATCTCGACAGCGCCGGCGAGTTGCCCGAAGGCCTGCTCGACGCGGTCGAAGCGGCGCGCGGCGAGTAA
- a CDS encoding LysR family transcriptional regulator yields the protein MSRENDRIFDVRALEAFEAAMSCGSMTGAARKLGVGQPAVTRLVRDLEAEVGFQLFHRNGPRISPTDRGLRFHEEVQRVIAGLRQVRGRAEAIREERLPSLDIAATPTMAGGLIGPSLQALGDELPDHMDLQTMSAEHVVRAVRSRTSDFGVAAYPLDHMGLERHVICESRLVAVVSDSAPEAELKGVEPLPLSRLDGARLITVGNAYRIRHSIDLALEAERVRPAQTLSTNSSLNAMMAARSGLGIALVDPVTAFGIPVRGVTVLPISTDIPYFWGLFSAADRAFAPSQMRFVEAFRTACQGIIPDCAFQDPQDPDLLKRVGNLMRT from the coding sequence ATGTCAAGAGAGAATGATAGAATTTTCGACGTACGGGCGCTTGAAGCCTTCGAAGCCGCCATGTCCTGCGGCTCGATGACCGGTGCCGCGCGCAAGCTTGGGGTGGGGCAGCCCGCCGTGACCCGGCTGGTCCGCGATCTGGAGGCCGAGGTCGGTTTCCAATTGTTTCACCGCAACGGTCCGCGCATCTCTCCGACCGATCGCGGCCTGCGTTTCCACGAGGAGGTGCAACGGGTTATCGCGGGTCTGCGGCAGGTCCGCGGGCGCGCCGAAGCGATCCGCGAAGAGCGACTGCCGTCGCTCGACATCGCCGCAACACCCACCATGGCCGGTGGGCTCATCGGGCCCTCGCTGCAGGCTCTGGGGGACGAACTACCCGACCACATGGACCTGCAAACGATGAGCGCCGAGCATGTCGTCCGCGCGGTGCGCAGTCGCACCTCGGATTTCGGCGTGGCGGCCTATCCGCTGGATCACATGGGCCTCGAGCGACACGTGATCTGCGAATCCCGGCTGGTGGCGGTGGTCTCCGATTCTGCGCCCGAAGCGGAGTTGAAAGGTGTCGAACCACTGCCGCTGTCGCGGCTCGATGGCGCCCGGCTGATCACCGTGGGCAATGCCTACCGCATCCGCCACTCCATTGATCTCGCGCTCGAAGCCGAGCGGGTACGCCCGGCGCAGACCCTGTCGACCAATTCGTCGCTTAACGCAATGATGGCGGCCCGTTCCGGGCTTGGCATTGCGCTGGTCGATCCGGTGACCGCCTTCGGGATTCCGGTGCGCGGCGTGACCGTGCTGCCGATCTCGACCGACATTCCTTATTTCTGGGGCCTCTTCAGCGCCGCCGACCGCGCTTTCGCGCCGTCGCAGATGCGCTTTGTCGAGGCCTTTCGCACCGCCTGCCAAGGCATCATTCCCGATTGCGCCTTTCAGGATCCGCAGGACCCGGATCTGCTGAAACGGGTCGGAAACCTGATGAGGACGTGA
- a CDS encoding NAD(P)-binding domain-containing protein, translating into MTAPIGLPALEAELARQRSLLNLPPKAWMPETTSPDGEEVLDVAIVGAGLCGLAANAALAMEGVFKVRLYDRAPKDREGPWITYARMETLRTVKEAAGPALGIPALTFRAWFEAQWGTEAWDKMDLAPREMWMDYMIWYREMTGADVVNDCDVSAITPEGALFRLTTAQGDVLARRVVLATGLDALGAPRLPEAARGLPRGKVYHSADAFDVTELAGKRVIVVGAGASAMDNAATALEAGCARMDLLVRRAAIPVIDKFTGTGSRGMTAGYVGLPDDAKWDLMNEGDRFPVPPPKHSVERVARHSNAHLHLGAAFEAVEETTTGIRVTTRKGVIEADVAIFATGFGVALDERPELSAFAPHIRTWGDVVGPTRAAQNPVLAAHPYLGDDFAFQEKTSGSCPALARLTCFAYAAVPSHGKVTSGIPSASEGARRLASGLVRSLFAEDAERHLDRFRAFDTPDMTGEEWLPSDMAVTV; encoded by the coding sequence ATGACTGCACCCATTGGCCTTCCCGCGCTTGAAGCCGAACTGGCCCGGCAACGCAGCCTGCTGAACCTGCCGCCGAAGGCCTGGATGCCGGAAACGACGAGCCCGGACGGGGAAGAGGTGCTCGACGTTGCCATTGTCGGTGCGGGGCTCTGCGGGCTTGCCGCGAACGCCGCGCTGGCGATGGAAGGGGTGTTCAAGGTCCGCCTTTACGATCGGGCGCCGAAGGATCGCGAGGGGCCGTGGATCACCTATGCCCGGATGGAGACGCTGCGCACCGTAAAGGAGGCCGCTGGCCCCGCGCTCGGCATTCCGGCGCTGACCTTCCGCGCATGGTTCGAAGCGCAATGGGGCACCGAGGCTTGGGACAAGATGGACCTCGCCCCGCGCGAGATGTGGATGGACTACATGATCTGGTACCGCGAGATGACCGGTGCCGATGTGGTCAACGATTGCGACGTGTCCGCGATCACGCCCGAAGGTGCGCTGTTCCGGCTGACCACCGCGCAAGGCGATGTGCTGGCACGCCGCGTTGTTCTGGCCACTGGGCTCGACGCGCTTGGGGCGCCGCGCCTTCCGGAGGCTGCACGGGGGCTGCCGCGGGGCAAGGTCTATCACTCGGCTGACGCGTTCGACGTCACAGAACTTGCGGGCAAGCGGGTGATCGTGGTGGGGGCAGGGGCCTCGGCCATGGACAACGCCGCCACGGCATTGGAAGCGGGCTGCGCCCGAATGGACCTGCTGGTGCGCCGCGCCGCGATCCCGGTGATTGACAAGTTCACCGGTACCGGCTCGCGCGGCATGACCGCCGGCTATGTCGGCCTGCCTGATGACGCCAAATGGGATCTGATGAATGAAGGCGACCGTTTCCCGGTGCCGCCGCCGAAACACTCGGTAGAGCGCGTCGCGCGCCATTCCAATGCGCATCTGCACCTCGGTGCCGCCTTCGAGGCCGTTGAAGAGACGACGACTGGCATCCGCGTGACCACGCGCAAGGGCGTGATCGAGGCCGATGTGGCAATCTTTGCAACCGGTTTTGGCGTGGCGCTGGACGAGCGTCCGGAACTCTCGGCGTTTGCCCCTCACATCCGGACGTGGGGCGATGTCGTGGGGCCGACGCGCGCCGCGCAGAACCCCGTTCTTGCGGCCCATCCCTATCTCGGTGATGACTTCGCGTTTCAGGAAAAGACCTCTGGCAGCTGTCCGGCGCTGGCTCGGCTGACCTGCTTTGCCTATGCCGCCGTGCCCAGCCACGGCAAGGTGACATCGGGCATCCCGTCGGCCAGCGAAGGCGCGAGGCGTCTCGCCTCCGGTCTTGTGCGCTCGCTCTTCGCCGAGGATGCAGAGCGCCATCTGGACCGCTTCCGCGCCTTCGACACGCCCGACATGACCGGCGAGGAATGGCTGCCCTCCGACATGGCCGTCACCGTCTGA
- a CDS encoding membrane dipeptidase, with product MTDSDLHSKSLVIDALQCSDFNRELLLEAQKGGVTAISASSVLWENFRGGMEYVIMWKRKLAENADIAMPVKTLADIERAKAEGKVGIIFGWQNTSPVEDRLDYFGIFKDLGVNIMQLTYNTQNFFGAGYLEEKDSGLTGFGREAVDAMDEAGIMIDLSHVGIQTSLDTIAHSKKPVAITHCLPRGLRDVPRNKPDEVFKACAEKGGVIGTSLFAPGLAKGNDATVADVIDAMEYTMDLVGEDHVAIGTDFNHNRARPGPWLLWANKDKGTGRTLTEFGSAKITKPEGIRSNDEFPNLTAEMIRRGWSAERIVKVLGGNWMRLFGQTWT from the coding sequence GTGACTGACAGCGACCTGCATTCCAAATCCCTCGTCATCGACGCCCTACAATGCTCGGACTTCAACCGAGAGTTGCTGCTCGAGGCGCAGAAGGGCGGGGTCACGGCGATCTCTGCGTCCTCTGTGCTGTGGGAGAACTTCCGCGGCGGCATGGAGTACGTCATCATGTGGAAGCGAAAGCTGGCCGAGAATGCCGACATTGCTATGCCGGTGAAGACCTTGGCAGACATCGAGCGTGCCAAGGCCGAGGGCAAAGTGGGCATTATTTTTGGCTGGCAGAATACCTCGCCCGTCGAAGACCGGCTCGACTACTTCGGGATCTTCAAGGATCTCGGCGTCAACATCATGCAGCTGACCTACAACACCCAGAACTTCTTTGGCGCGGGCTACCTCGAGGAGAAGGACAGCGGACTGACCGGCTTTGGCCGCGAGGCGGTGGACGCGATGGACGAAGCGGGCATCATGATCGACCTTAGCCACGTTGGCATCCAGACCTCGCTCGACACCATCGCGCATTCGAAAAAACCGGTTGCGATCACCCACTGCCTGCCGCGCGGTCTGCGCGACGTGCCCCGCAACAAGCCCGACGAAGTGTTCAAGGCCTGCGCCGAAAAGGGCGGTGTAATCGGCACTTCGCTTTTCGCGCCGGGTCTGGCCAAGGGCAATGACGCGACCGTGGCGGATGTCATCGACGCGATGGAATACACGATGGATCTGGTCGGCGAAGACCACGTGGCCATCGGCACCGACTTCAACCACAACCGTGCTCGTCCGGGCCCGTGGCTGCTCTGGGCAAATAAGGACAAGGGCACCGGTCGGACGCTCACCGAGTTCGGCTCGGCGAAAATCACCAAGCCCGAGGGCATCCGCAGCAACGATGAATTCCCTAACCTGACTGCCGAAATGATCCGCCGCGGCTGGAGCGCCGAGCGCATCGTCAAGGTCCTCGGCGGCAACTGGATGCGCCTGTTCGGGCAGACCTGGACCTGA
- a CDS encoding 2-hydroxyacid dehydrogenase — protein MKIVFHGANALTFVDGFETLLETPHELVTVSDTFDGAGDLEHNQTAEIIVGTHSRAEYPPTSAKLFQLPAAGYDGVHFPSLPAGCAVCNCFGHENAIAEYVMAALLARHVPLAEADRQLRQGDWHYWAGGPSGLRTELGAQSVGIVGHGHIGSTLAARALAFGMTVHVANRSPVSTPDYAATYGLADLTEMASHIDVLINTLPLSDGTAGIIGADVLNALGAEAIVMNVGRGPVIDEDALFEVLSTRRIGGAIIDTWYVYPTPDQPNPMPGHKPFHDLDNVTLTPHMSGWTNGTITRRQQAMARNIDRLARAESLDNRVL, from the coding sequence ATGAAGATCGTTTTCCACGGCGCCAATGCGCTCACCTTCGTCGATGGCTTCGAAACGCTCCTGGAGACCCCGCATGAGCTCGTCACAGTGTCGGACACGTTCGATGGAGCAGGAGACCTCGAGCACAACCAGACCGCCGAAATCATTGTCGGCACCCACAGCCGCGCCGAGTACCCGCCGACCTCGGCCAAGCTCTTCCAGCTTCCGGCGGCGGGCTATGACGGCGTGCATTTCCCTTCTCTCCCTGCGGGCTGCGCGGTCTGCAACTGCTTCGGTCATGAGAATGCCATCGCCGAATACGTCATGGCGGCGCTGCTCGCGCGGCACGTCCCGCTGGCCGAGGCCGACCGGCAACTCCGACAGGGCGACTGGCACTACTGGGCCGGCGGCCCCTCGGGCCTGCGCACCGAACTTGGCGCGCAGAGCGTCGGCATCGTCGGGCACGGACACATCGGCAGCACGCTTGCGGCCCGGGCTCTTGCCTTCGGCATGACGGTACATGTGGCGAACCGCTCACCGGTCTCCACCCCGGACTATGCGGCCACTTATGGCCTTGCGGACCTGACGGAAATGGCATCGCACATCGATGTTCTGATCAACACGCTGCCGCTGAGCGACGGGACCGCAGGGATCATCGGCGCAGACGTCCTAAACGCATTGGGAGCAGAGGCCATCGTGATGAACGTCGGCCGCGGTCCGGTCATCGACGAGGACGCGCTCTTCGAGGTGCTCTCGACCAGAAGGATCGGTGGCGCGATCATCGACACGTGGTACGTCTATCCGACACCCGATCAGCCGAACCCAATGCCGGGGCACAAACCGTTTCACGACCTCGACAACGTGACACTGACGCCGCACATGTCAGGCTGGACCAACGGGACGATCACCCGGAGGCAGCAGGCAATGGCGCGCAACATCGACCGCCTTGCAAGAGCTGAGAGCCTTGATAACCGAGTGCTTTGA
- a CDS encoding ABC transporter permease produces MKMLAENPLLALRWLLLLGMAVIFTAANSYFLAAGNIFALGESFALLGLVALGLALTMLAGEFDLSGGAMVAVSGLIMLKCGADNAVLGLLAALAFGGLVGLFNGIVTLKLGVSSLVTTLGVMILLSGFAVWLEGGQAVNFENYDLTDAFNMDWFGVLSPRSVITIVLFVVTGLMLAFTRMGRDIIAAGSHRKAAGMAGADVRGAVVTTFVLSGLFAALAGALLAITLGRASSTFGANLLLQGASAAILGGVALSGGVGRPFGVAIGVLVLAVLNNGLGLIGASSPAILLLNGGVLLIAVLAGGAPATWLRARLA; encoded by the coding sequence ATGAAAATGCTTGCCGAAAACCCGCTTCTCGCCCTGCGCTGGCTGCTACTGCTTGGTATGGCGGTGATCTTCACCGCCGCCAACAGCTACTTCCTCGCGGCGGGCAATATCTTTGCGCTCGGCGAGAGCTTCGCGCTGCTGGGTCTCGTCGCGCTCGGGCTGGCCCTGACGATGCTGGCAGGGGAGTTCGACCTCTCGGGCGGCGCGATGGTCGCGGTCTCGGGCCTCATCATGCTGAAATGCGGAGCCGATAATGCCGTTCTGGGGCTGCTTGCTGCGCTCGCTTTCGGCGGGCTGGTCGGGCTCTTCAATGGCATCGTGACGCTGAAGCTTGGTGTCTCGTCGCTGGTCACCACGCTGGGCGTGATGATCCTGCTCTCGGGCTTCGCCGTCTGGCTTGAGGGCGGTCAGGCCGTCAACTTCGAGAACTACGACCTCACCGACGCCTTCAACATGGACTGGTTCGGCGTCCTCTCACCACGCTCGGTCATCACCATCGTGCTCTTCGTGGTCACGGGGCTGATGTTGGCCTTCACGCGAATGGGGCGGGACATCATTGCCGCCGGCAGCCACCGCAAGGCCGCGGGCATGGCCGGGGCGGACGTGCGCGGCGCGGTGGTAACGACCTTCGTGCTGAGCGGGCTCTTCGCCGCACTGGCGGGCGCTCTGCTGGCGATCACGCTGGGCCGCGCCTCGTCGACCTTCGGTGCGAACCTGCTGCTGCAGGGCGCTTCGGCGGCGATCCTCGGAGGCGTGGCGCTCTCCGGGGGTGTCGGGCGCCCCTTCGGCGTTGCCATCGGTGTGCTGGTGCTGGCCGTTCTGAACAACGGGTTGGGGCTGATCGGTGCCAGCTCCCCCGCGATCCTGCTGCTGAACGGTGGCGTGCTGCTGATCGCGGTCCTTGCCGGGGGCGCACCCGCCACCTGGCTCCGGGCCAGACTGGCCTGA
- a CDS encoding sugar ABC transporter substrate-binding protein, with the protein MNIIRSTFGALLAGSLLASASVAAEGAQAGKKVIFLGADDICEYCAVYNDQIRKLAAEKGIDLEVVTNKFDPAQQATQVGQAIAKRPDAILLWTIDGTALFPAMRKVQRADIPLLLTDVQPDKAREDLWVQYTGGNYEEQGSKSAQLLINALEAKGKPLEGGVIMITGIVGQAQTISMTKGFTETLADLAPNLEILGAQPGNWDTGTSTQAAAGLFTKYGDEIVGVYAAEDIMMQGVLIAAERAGLDPTEMAMVGGGCEPVGIKNIKAGLQYGTVLQSPVDEATFAVQSIVDLFNGAEMSKSVYVPHPMVTAENVDEVCQPWPTN; encoded by the coding sequence ATGAACATCATCCGATCGACCTTCGGCGCACTGCTCGCCGGCTCGCTCCTCGCCTCCGCAAGTGTCGCCGCAGAGGGCGCGCAGGCTGGCAAGAAGGTCATCTTCCTCGGCGCAGACGACATCTGCGAGTATTGCGCCGTCTACAACGACCAGATCCGCAAGCTGGCCGCCGAGAAGGGCATCGACCTTGAAGTCGTGACCAATAAGTTCGACCCGGCACAACAGGCGACGCAGGTCGGTCAGGCGATCGCCAAGCGCCCCGATGCCATCCTGCTGTGGACCATCGACGGCACCGCGCTCTTCCCGGCGATGCGCAAGGTTCAGCGCGCCGACATCCCGCTGCTGCTGACCGACGTGCAGCCCGACAAGGCGCGCGAGGACCTCTGGGTGCAATACACCGGGGGCAATTACGAGGAACAAGGCTCGAAGTCGGCACAGCTTCTGATCAACGCGCTGGAGGCGAAGGGCAAACCGCTGGAAGGTGGCGTGATCATGATCACCGGCATCGTGGGTCAGGCGCAGACCATTTCGATGACCAAAGGCTTCACCGAAACGCTGGCAGATCTGGCACCCAATCTCGAGATCCTCGGTGCGCAGCCGGGAAATTGGGACACCGGAACTTCGACACAGGCCGCGGCTGGCCTCTTTACCAAGTACGGTGATGAGATCGTCGGCGTCTATGCCGCAGAAGACATTATGATGCAGGGTGTTCTGATCGCCGCGGAGCGTGCCGGGCTCGACCCCACAGAGATGGCGATGGTCGGCGGCGGCTGCGAGCCGGTCGGCATCAAGAACATCAAAGCGGGCCTTCAGTACGGCACCGTCCTGCAATCGCCGGTCGACGAGGCGACCTTTGCGGTGCAGAGCATCGTCGATCTTTTCAACGGTGCCGAGATGTCCAAATCCGTCTACGTGCCGCACCCGATGGTCACGGCCGAAAACGTTGACGAGGTCTGCCAGCCCTGGCCGACCAACTAA